A stretch of the Rosa rugosa chromosome 5, drRosRugo1.1, whole genome shotgun sequence genome encodes the following:
- the LOC133709830 gene encoding putative disease resistance protein RGA4 isoform X1: MFLAEFAAGEVLSKVTSLSTDELRLDIVWGFRKEIDKLKETSTLIGDIIHDASHEPEDPELRARANWMKKLISVAYNADDILDEIEYEVQRIVIKETSLGKKILGFFCNNPVVFHLKMARKIYNINTSLEGLYKQADGVGFVRSNGGAAASQGRRHRETTAFPEKIEFTQKDAKFFGRVQVVRDIIAILTNSHNEENNPSVMAIVGLGGLGKTTLARSITQQLKEDEMKRYFDATFWVYVSNIFDVNSILHRMVQSCGVTGIDSSNQQVLIENLQQKLKDKRFFLVLDDVWNEETDNWSMLMGCLSQLNSAKGSSVIVTTRSAKVASIMETLPRCDLGTLSDDECWSILKDRAFADPNAPIPSELEEIGRDIAKKCAGLPLPAKVLGSLMRSKNSSDEWLSILESKIWQVSSNKNDSRIMSVLRLSFDNLESPLKQCFAYCSMLKRGSSIERDNLIQLWMAQGFLRPSHDLQSQGIEMEDIGRGYFVALLESSLFQDAKKDEDGVITESKMHDLVHDLAIEVSKCESLTPDLNHEMDDHEIRHVAMIPISELKRIPETSISRLRSLFSSVKVLNIILPKLRALRVLSFCVAENQESLNSLSKLKHLRYLDLSQTEIKALPKSIGKLYNLQTLRLPRRLRKCPKEIQNLINLRHLYQDGRTMKFEAGIVGRLTKIQTLPQFNVGKGTKLPCFNVGKGTGPAIEELGGLKHLRGHLYIRKLEHVRDGEEAKNACLAEKCHLSELTCDWTPGEVPNGNETDVLDGLKPHLNLQSLNIEFFMGATLPSWITGLQNLKKIRLVCCDNCEGIPTLGHLPNLRSLEISMYKLTRVGAEFYGYSDTSTTLFPALKTLSIWGCKDLIEWTEAPRISAEGEVVVFPCLEELDLRCCPKLRNAPSRFPRLKRLVMHEMGNSVPIENISTQLTTLTYLEISHVKGLTCLPEGMLNNNNSLTHLEVRFCDELTCIAVDVSDTLPLLEELRIEWCLSLKSIRITQGMASLRQLNISWCEGLSSLEVGLDYCTSLQELVITVSPKLVSIPTAQGMPSLQKLWIRACEGLSSIGSGLNYCTSLQELEIRQCHNLTSIPITQGITSLRRLTILCCERLLSLPSGLQFCTSLQHLEIGPLWEELPPPHDSQNLIGLEALPEWLGNLTSLEALKIYYCENLKYLPTQNAMKNLTKLKRLVAIRCPLLKETCQMLTGSEWSKISHIPDVDCNFFNQINLFSFSFLFSYKFISYYVSFFIFLNSVL; this comes from the exons ATGTTTCTCGCTGAATTCGCTGCCGGAGAAGTACTGAGTAAGGTGACTTCACTCTCTACTGATGAATTGAGACTCGATATCGTCTGGGGGTTCCGCAAAGAGATAGATAAGCTCAAAGAAACCTCAACCCTGATTGGAGATATAATCCATGATGCTTCTCATGAACCTGAAGATCCGGAACTGCGGGCAAGGGCCAATTGGATGAAGAAGCTTATAAGCGTAGCTTATAATGCAGACGATATTCTGGATGAAATAGAATATGAGGTTCAGCGTATCGTTATAAAGGAGACAAGCCTAGGTAAGAAGATACTCGGCTTCTTCTGCAACAATCCTGTTGTATTTCATCTCAAGATGGCACGCAAGATTTACAACATCAACACTTCCTTGGAGGGTCTCTACAAGCAAGCAGATGGCGTGGGATTCGTCAGATCAAATGGAGGTGCAGCAGCAAGTCAAGGTAGGCGGCACAGGGAAACAACCGCATTCCCAGAGAAAATTGAATTCACCCAGAAAGATGCAAAATTTTTTGGAAGGGTTCAGGTTGTGAGAGATATAATTGCAATCTTGACCAACTCCCACAATGAAGAAAATAATCCTTCAGTGATGGCTATTGTAGGATTGGGAGGCCTAGGTAAAACAACTTTGGCTCGCTCAATTACCCAGCAActgaaagaagatgaaatgaaaaGGTACTTTGATGCAACATTCTGGGTGTATGTATCTAATATTTTTGATGTCAACTCAATTTTACATCGAATGGTGCAATCATGTGGCGTGACGGGAATAGACTCTTCAAATCAGCAAGTATTGATAGAAAACCTCCAGCAGAAGTTGAAAGACAAAAGGTTTTTTCTTGTACTTGATGACGTTTGGAATGAGGAAACTGATAATTGGAGTATGTTGATGGGTTGTTTGTCGCAACTAAATTCTGCCAAGGGAAGCTCTGTGATCGTCACCACCCGTAGTGCCAAGGTTGCATCCATAATGGAAACACTTCCTAGGTGCGATCTAGGGACTCTATCGGATGATGAATGTTGGTCCATATTGAAGGATAGAGCATTTGCGGATCCTAATGCTCCAATACCTTCAGAACTAGAGGAAATCGGAAGGGATATTGCCAAAAAGTGTGCTGGTCTTCCATTGCCGGCAAAG GTTTTGGGAAGCTTGATGCGTTCTAAGAACAGTAGCGACGAATGGTTGTCAATTctggaaagtaaaatatggcaAGTATCATCAAACAAAAACGATAGCAGGATCATGTCAGTTTTGAGGTTGAGTTTTGACAATTTGGAATCACCATTGAAACAATGTTTTGCATATTGCTCGATGCTCAAAAGAGGTTCCTCAATTGAAAGAGATAACCTGATCCAACTGTGGATGGCTCAAGGTTTTCTCCGTCCTTCTCATGATCTCCAAAGCCAGGGGATTGAAATGGAGGATATAGGCAGAGGGTATTTTGTTGCTCTACTGGAGAGCTCCTTGTTTCAAGATGCTAAAAAGGATGAGGATGGCGTTATCACTGAATCCAAGATGCACGATCTTGTGCATGATCTTGCAATAGAAGTATCCAAGTGTGAGAGCTTGACACCAGACCTCAATCATGAGATGGATGATCATGAGATTCGACATGTTGCAATGATTCCGATTTCAGAACTAAAAAGGATTCCAGAAACAAGTATTTCAAGACTACGTTCACTCTTTTCAAGTGTCAAGGTCCTTAATATCATTTTACCAAAGTTGAGAGCTTTACGGGTCTTAAGTTTCTGTGTGGCAGAGAACCAGGAGTCGCTAAATTCACTTAGCAAGTTGAAGCACTTGAGGTATCTAGATCTTTCCCAAACAGAAATTAAAGCACTGCCAAAGTCTATTGGAAAGCTCTATAACCTCCAAACATTGAGATTACCGAGGCGGCTCAGAAAGTGTCCAAAGGAGATTCAAAATTTGATCAACTTGAGGCATCTTTATCAAGATGGTAGAACAATGAAATTTGAGGCTGGAATTGTGGGGCGATTAACTAAAATCCAAACATTACCTCAGTTTAATGTGGGTAAGGGGACCAAATTACCCTGTTTTAATGTGGGCAAGGGGACTGGTCCTGCAATCGAGGAGTTGGGTGGGTTGAAGCATTTGAGAGGCCACTTATATATTAGGAAGCTAGAACATGTAAGGGATGGAGAAGAAGCAAAGAATGCTTGCTTAGCGGAGAAGTGTCACTTGAGCGAGTTAACATGTGACTGGACACCCGGTGAGGTACCTAATGGCAATGAGACGGATGTACTAGATGGCTTGAAACCTCATCTTAATTTGCAAAGCTTGAACATTGAGTTTTTCATGGGTGCTACACTTCCGTCATGGATAACGGGTCTCCAAAATTTGAAGAAGATTCGATTAGTTTGCTGTGACAATTGTGAAGGAATCCCAACACTCGGCCATCTACCTAATTTAAGATCTCTTGAAATTAGTATGTATAAGCTGACACGTGTGGGAGCTGAGTTTTATGGTTATAGTGATACTAGCACAACTTTATTTCCAGCTCTGAAAACACTATCCATCTGGGGGTGCAAAGATCTCATTGAATGGACGGAAGCACCGAGGATATCAGCTGAAGGAGAAGTTGTGGTATTTCCTTGCCTCGAAGAGTTGGATCTCAGGTGCTGTCCTAAATTGAGAAATGCTCCGAGTCGTTTTCCACGTCTCAAGAGGTTGGTGATGCATGAAATGGGTAACAGCGTGCCAATAGAAAATATAAGCACTCAACTTACCACTCTCACTTACCTCGAAATAAGTCATGTAAAGGGACTCACTTGTCTACCAGAAGGGATGCTGAACAATAACAATAGTCTCACACATTTAGAGGTAAGGTTTTGTGATGAGTTGACGTGTATTGCTGTTGATGTATCTGACACGCTCCCTCTTCTTGAGGAGTTGAGGATAGAGTGGTGTCTCAGCCTAAAGTCGATTCGGATCACACAGGGCATGGCATCTCTCCGTCAATTGAACATCTCTTGGTGTGAGGGATTATCAAGCCTAGAGGTTGGGCTCGATTACTGCACCTCTCTTCAGGAGTTGGTGATAACTGTTTCCCCTAAACTGGTTTCAATTCCAACCGCACAGGGCATGCCATCTCTCCAGAAATTGTGGATCCGGGCTTGTGAGGGATTATCAAGCATAGGAAGTGGGCTCAACTACTGCACCTCTCTTCAGGAATTGGAGATTCGGCAGTGTCATAATCTAACATCAATTCCAATCACACAGGGCATCACATCTCTCCGAAGGTTGACGATTCTTTGTTGTGAGAGATTATTAAGCCTACCGAGTGGGCTCCAATTCTGCACCTCTCTTCAGCATCTGGAAATTGGTCCGTTGTGGGAGGAGCTTCCACCACCACATGATTCACAAAATTTGATCGGACTAGAAGCTCTTCCTGAGTGGTTGGGAAATCTTACATCTCTTGAGGCTCTAAAGATCTATTATTGTGAGAATCTCAAGTATCTACCTACACAAAATGCTATGAAAAACCTCACCAAATTGAAGCGTCTCGTTGCTATAAGATGTCCCCTGCTCAAAGAAACATGCCAGATGTTGACTGGCTCAGAATGGTCCAAGATTTCTCACATCCCAGATGTTGACTGTAATTTTTTTAACCAAATcaatctattttcattttcttttcttttttcctacaAATTTATTTCTTATTATGTCTCATTTTTCATCTTTCTTAACTCAGTGTTATGA
- the LOC133709830 gene encoding putative disease resistance protein RGA4 isoform X2, which yields MFLAEFAAGEVLSKVTSLSTDELRLDIVWGFRKEIDKLKETSTLIGDIIHDASHEPEDPELRARANWMKKLISVAYNADDILDEIEYEVQRIVIKETSLGKKILGFFCNNPVVFHLKMARKIYNINTSLEGLYKQADGVGFVRSNGGAAASQGRRHRETTAFPEKIEFTQKDAKFFGRVQVVRDIIAILTNSHNEENNPSVMAIVGLGGLGKTTLARSITQQLKEDEMKRYFDATFWVYVSNIFDVNSILHRMVQSCGVTGIDSSNQQVLIENLQQKLKDKRFFLVLDDVWNEETDNWSMLMGCLSQLNSAKGSSVIVTTRSAKVASIMETLPRCDLGTLSDDECWSILKDRAFADPNAPIPSELEEIGRDIAKKCAGLPLPAKVLGSLMRSKNSSDEWLSILESKIWQVSSNKNDSRIMSVLRLSFDNLESPLKQCFAYCSMLKRGSSIERDNLIQLWMAQGFLRPSHDLQSQGIEMEDIGRGYFVALLESSLFQDAKKDEDGVITESKMHDLVHDLAIEVSKCESLTPDLNHEMDDHEIRHVAMIPISELKRIPETSISRLRSLFSSVKVLNIILPKLRALRVLSFCVAENQESLNSLSKLKHLRYLDLSQTEIKALPKSIGKLYNLQTLRLPRRLRKCPKEIQNLINLRHLYQDGRTMKFEAGIVGRLTKIQTLPQFNVGKGTKLPCFNVGKGTGPAIEELGGLKHLRGHLYIRKLEHVRDGEEAKNACLAEKCHLSELTCDWTPGEVPNGNETDVLDGLKPHLNLQSLNIEFFMGATLPSWITGLQNLKKIRLVCCDNCEGIPTLGHLPNLRSLEISMYKLTRVGAEFYGYSDTSTTLFPALKTLSIWGCKDLIEWTEAPRISAEGEVVVFPCLEELDLRCCPKLRNAPSRFPRLKRLVMHEMGNSVPIENISTQLTTLTYLEISHVKGLTCLPEGMLNNNNSLTHLEVRFCDELTCIAVDVSDTLPLLEELRIEWCLSLKSIRITQGMASLRQLNISWCEGLSSLEVGLDYCTSLQELVITVSPKLVSIPTAQGMPSLQKLWIRACEGLSSIGSGLNYCTSLQELEIRQCHNLTSIPITQGITSLRRLTILCCERLLSLPSGLQFCTSLQHLEIGPLWEELPPPHDSQNLIGLEALPEWLGNLTSLEALKIYYCENLKYLPTQNAMKNLTKLKRLVAIRCPLLKETCQMLTGSEWSKISHIPDVDLL from the exons ATGTTTCTCGCTGAATTCGCTGCCGGAGAAGTACTGAGTAAGGTGACTTCACTCTCTACTGATGAATTGAGACTCGATATCGTCTGGGGGTTCCGCAAAGAGATAGATAAGCTCAAAGAAACCTCAACCCTGATTGGAGATATAATCCATGATGCTTCTCATGAACCTGAAGATCCGGAACTGCGGGCAAGGGCCAATTGGATGAAGAAGCTTATAAGCGTAGCTTATAATGCAGACGATATTCTGGATGAAATAGAATATGAGGTTCAGCGTATCGTTATAAAGGAGACAAGCCTAGGTAAGAAGATACTCGGCTTCTTCTGCAACAATCCTGTTGTATTTCATCTCAAGATGGCACGCAAGATTTACAACATCAACACTTCCTTGGAGGGTCTCTACAAGCAAGCAGATGGCGTGGGATTCGTCAGATCAAATGGAGGTGCAGCAGCAAGTCAAGGTAGGCGGCACAGGGAAACAACCGCATTCCCAGAGAAAATTGAATTCACCCAGAAAGATGCAAAATTTTTTGGAAGGGTTCAGGTTGTGAGAGATATAATTGCAATCTTGACCAACTCCCACAATGAAGAAAATAATCCTTCAGTGATGGCTATTGTAGGATTGGGAGGCCTAGGTAAAACAACTTTGGCTCGCTCAATTACCCAGCAActgaaagaagatgaaatgaaaaGGTACTTTGATGCAACATTCTGGGTGTATGTATCTAATATTTTTGATGTCAACTCAATTTTACATCGAATGGTGCAATCATGTGGCGTGACGGGAATAGACTCTTCAAATCAGCAAGTATTGATAGAAAACCTCCAGCAGAAGTTGAAAGACAAAAGGTTTTTTCTTGTACTTGATGACGTTTGGAATGAGGAAACTGATAATTGGAGTATGTTGATGGGTTGTTTGTCGCAACTAAATTCTGCCAAGGGAAGCTCTGTGATCGTCACCACCCGTAGTGCCAAGGTTGCATCCATAATGGAAACACTTCCTAGGTGCGATCTAGGGACTCTATCGGATGATGAATGTTGGTCCATATTGAAGGATAGAGCATTTGCGGATCCTAATGCTCCAATACCTTCAGAACTAGAGGAAATCGGAAGGGATATTGCCAAAAAGTGTGCTGGTCTTCCATTGCCGGCAAAG GTTTTGGGAAGCTTGATGCGTTCTAAGAACAGTAGCGACGAATGGTTGTCAATTctggaaagtaaaatatggcaAGTATCATCAAACAAAAACGATAGCAGGATCATGTCAGTTTTGAGGTTGAGTTTTGACAATTTGGAATCACCATTGAAACAATGTTTTGCATATTGCTCGATGCTCAAAAGAGGTTCCTCAATTGAAAGAGATAACCTGATCCAACTGTGGATGGCTCAAGGTTTTCTCCGTCCTTCTCATGATCTCCAAAGCCAGGGGATTGAAATGGAGGATATAGGCAGAGGGTATTTTGTTGCTCTACTGGAGAGCTCCTTGTTTCAAGATGCTAAAAAGGATGAGGATGGCGTTATCACTGAATCCAAGATGCACGATCTTGTGCATGATCTTGCAATAGAAGTATCCAAGTGTGAGAGCTTGACACCAGACCTCAATCATGAGATGGATGATCATGAGATTCGACATGTTGCAATGATTCCGATTTCAGAACTAAAAAGGATTCCAGAAACAAGTATTTCAAGACTACGTTCACTCTTTTCAAGTGTCAAGGTCCTTAATATCATTTTACCAAAGTTGAGAGCTTTACGGGTCTTAAGTTTCTGTGTGGCAGAGAACCAGGAGTCGCTAAATTCACTTAGCAAGTTGAAGCACTTGAGGTATCTAGATCTTTCCCAAACAGAAATTAAAGCACTGCCAAAGTCTATTGGAAAGCTCTATAACCTCCAAACATTGAGATTACCGAGGCGGCTCAGAAAGTGTCCAAAGGAGATTCAAAATTTGATCAACTTGAGGCATCTTTATCAAGATGGTAGAACAATGAAATTTGAGGCTGGAATTGTGGGGCGATTAACTAAAATCCAAACATTACCTCAGTTTAATGTGGGTAAGGGGACCAAATTACCCTGTTTTAATGTGGGCAAGGGGACTGGTCCTGCAATCGAGGAGTTGGGTGGGTTGAAGCATTTGAGAGGCCACTTATATATTAGGAAGCTAGAACATGTAAGGGATGGAGAAGAAGCAAAGAATGCTTGCTTAGCGGAGAAGTGTCACTTGAGCGAGTTAACATGTGACTGGACACCCGGTGAGGTACCTAATGGCAATGAGACGGATGTACTAGATGGCTTGAAACCTCATCTTAATTTGCAAAGCTTGAACATTGAGTTTTTCATGGGTGCTACACTTCCGTCATGGATAACGGGTCTCCAAAATTTGAAGAAGATTCGATTAGTTTGCTGTGACAATTGTGAAGGAATCCCAACACTCGGCCATCTACCTAATTTAAGATCTCTTGAAATTAGTATGTATAAGCTGACACGTGTGGGAGCTGAGTTTTATGGTTATAGTGATACTAGCACAACTTTATTTCCAGCTCTGAAAACACTATCCATCTGGGGGTGCAAAGATCTCATTGAATGGACGGAAGCACCGAGGATATCAGCTGAAGGAGAAGTTGTGGTATTTCCTTGCCTCGAAGAGTTGGATCTCAGGTGCTGTCCTAAATTGAGAAATGCTCCGAGTCGTTTTCCACGTCTCAAGAGGTTGGTGATGCATGAAATGGGTAACAGCGTGCCAATAGAAAATATAAGCACTCAACTTACCACTCTCACTTACCTCGAAATAAGTCATGTAAAGGGACTCACTTGTCTACCAGAAGGGATGCTGAACAATAACAATAGTCTCACACATTTAGAGGTAAGGTTTTGTGATGAGTTGACGTGTATTGCTGTTGATGTATCTGACACGCTCCCTCTTCTTGAGGAGTTGAGGATAGAGTGGTGTCTCAGCCTAAAGTCGATTCGGATCACACAGGGCATGGCATCTCTCCGTCAATTGAACATCTCTTGGTGTGAGGGATTATCAAGCCTAGAGGTTGGGCTCGATTACTGCACCTCTCTTCAGGAGTTGGTGATAACTGTTTCCCCTAAACTGGTTTCAATTCCAACCGCACAGGGCATGCCATCTCTCCAGAAATTGTGGATCCGGGCTTGTGAGGGATTATCAAGCATAGGAAGTGGGCTCAACTACTGCACCTCTCTTCAGGAATTGGAGATTCGGCAGTGTCATAATCTAACATCAATTCCAATCACACAGGGCATCACATCTCTCCGAAGGTTGACGATTCTTTGTTGTGAGAGATTATTAAGCCTACCGAGTGGGCTCCAATTCTGCACCTCTCTTCAGCATCTGGAAATTGGTCCGTTGTGGGAGGAGCTTCCACCACCACATGATTCACAAAATTTGATCGGACTAGAAGCTCTTCCTGAGTGGTTGGGAAATCTTACATCTCTTGAGGCTCTAAAGATCTATTATTGTGAGAATCTCAAGTATCTACCTACACAAAATGCTATGAAAAACCTCACCAAATTGAAGCGTCTCGTTGCTATAAGATGTCCCCTGCTCAAAGAAACATGCCAGATGTTGACTGGCTCAGAATGGTCCAAGATTTCTCACATCCCAGATGTTGACT TGTTATGA